One genomic segment of Mycolicibacterium neworleansense includes these proteins:
- a CDS encoding acyl-CoA dehydrogenase — MKSTILSRRDLDFLLYEWLDVEKLTTLDRFTEHSRETFDGVLDLCEQLATRYFAPHNKLSDANEPTFDGEAVTLIPEVKEAWDAFAAADLLAMGFDDELGGAQLPATVAQAAFAWISAANVSTSGYLMLTIANANLLARFGSPEQIEQFVKPMLAGRFSGTMALSETQAGSSLADITTRAEPQPDGSYRLFGSKMWISGAEHEMTENIVNLVLAKIPGGPAGTKGISLFIVPKFLADGSRNGVAISGLNHKMGQRGITNTVLNFDGAVGYLVGEPHRGIVYMFHMMNEARLGVGMGAVALGYTGYLKSLEYARERPQGRPMGVKDPSTPQVPIIEHADVKRMLLAQKAYVEGGLALALYCAKLVDIGSADDAAVLDILTPVAKSWPSQWCVEANSLAIQVHGGYGYTREYDVEQHYRDNRLNPIHEGTHGIQSLDLLGRKVTQNGGASLAALGERVAATVTAAREAAPELADQLDAAWRRLVEVTGAMFTSGDVEAAMANSAVYLEAFGHIVVAWIWLEQLLAAEGRAGDFYDGKRQAARFFFRYELPKTAPQLDLLESLDRTTLQMRDSWF; from the coding sequence ATGAAGTCGACGATCCTCTCCCGCCGAGACCTGGATTTCCTGCTCTACGAGTGGCTGGACGTCGAAAAGCTCACGACGCTGGACCGATTCACCGAACACTCCCGCGAAACCTTCGACGGCGTGCTCGATCTGTGCGAGCAACTCGCGACCCGCTACTTCGCGCCGCACAACAAGCTCAGCGACGCCAACGAGCCCACGTTCGACGGGGAGGCCGTCACGCTGATCCCTGAGGTGAAAGAGGCGTGGGATGCCTTCGCCGCGGCCGACCTGCTGGCCATGGGTTTCGACGACGAACTCGGTGGGGCGCAGCTGCCCGCCACCGTCGCGCAGGCCGCGTTCGCGTGGATCTCCGCGGCCAACGTGTCGACGTCGGGCTATCTGATGCTGACCATCGCCAATGCCAATCTGCTGGCCCGCTTCGGCTCGCCCGAGCAGATCGAACAGTTCGTCAAACCCATGCTGGCGGGCCGCTTCTCGGGGACGATGGCGCTGTCGGAGACGCAGGCCGGATCATCACTGGCCGACATCACCACGCGTGCCGAACCGCAGCCCGACGGCAGTTACCGGCTGTTCGGGTCGAAGATGTGGATCTCGGGCGCCGAACACGAAATGACCGAGAACATCGTCAACCTGGTGCTGGCCAAGATCCCCGGCGGCCCGGCCGGCACCAAGGGCATATCGCTGTTCATCGTGCCGAAGTTCCTGGCCGACGGCTCCCGCAACGGGGTGGCCATCTCGGGGCTCAATCACAAGATGGGACAACGCGGTATCACCAACACCGTGCTGAACTTCGACGGCGCGGTCGGTTACCTGGTCGGGGAGCCGCACCGCGGCATCGTCTACATGTTCCACATGATGAACGAGGCCCGCCTCGGCGTGGGGATGGGCGCCGTGGCGCTGGGTTACACGGGTTATCTCAAGTCGCTGGAGTATGCGCGGGAGCGTCCGCAGGGCCGGCCCATGGGCGTCAAGGATCCGTCGACGCCTCAGGTGCCGATCATCGAGCACGCCGATGTCAAGCGAATGCTCTTGGCGCAGAAGGCATATGTCGAGGGCGGGCTCGCGCTGGCACTGTACTGCGCCAAGCTGGTCGATATTGGGTCCGCCGATGACGCCGCGGTGCTCGACATTCTCACCCCGGTCGCCAAGAGCTGGCCGTCGCAATGGTGCGTGGAAGCCAACAGCCTGGCGATCCAGGTGCACGGCGGCTACGGCTACACCCGCGAATACGACGTTGAACAGCACTACCGCGACAACCGGCTCAACCCGATCCACGAGGGCACGCACGGCATCCAGAGCCTGGACCTGTTGGGCCGCAAGGTGACCCAAAACGGCGGGGCCAGTTTGGCGGCGCTGGGGGAGCGCGTCGCTGCCACCGTGACGGCTGCCCGCGAGGCGGCCCCGGAATTGGCAGATCAGCTCGACGCCGCCTGGCGGCGGCTGGTCGAGGTCACCGGCGCGATGTTCACCTCCGGTGACGTCGAGGCCGCGATGGCGAACAGCGCCGTGTACCTGGAGGCGTTCGGGCACATCGTGGTGGCCTGGATCTGGCTGGAGCAGTTGCTTGCCGCCGAAGGCCGGGCCGGGGATTTCTATGACGGCAAGCGACAGGCGGCCCGGTTTTTCTTCCGCTACGAACTACCCAAGACCGCACCACAATTGGACTTGCTGGAGAGCCTCGACCGCACCACGCTGCAGATGCGGGACAGCTGGTTCTAA
- a CDS encoding sigma-70 family RNA polymerase sigma factor translates to MSDASLAETFEEQRPRLLAVAHRVLGSQADAEDAVQEAWLRLSRQDTDSIENIAGWLTTVVGRICIDTLRSRSSRAEVSPAADFPELVVTEDVDTPEDAAVLADSVGLAMLVVLGSLRPDERLAFVLHDMFAVPFAEIGQILDRSSDAVKMMASRARRKVQDVPPPAGSRRRKQEQRAVVDAFLAAARDGDFDALLRVLDPDVTWQRYTAAGVTVGTGSDAVIAAVRRGQGTHVVARRVSVNGEPGILAWGPSGRPLSVMACVVDGGRLVGIVSILDPRRLARMSLPEPPAAD, encoded by the coding sequence ATGTCCGACGCATCACTGGCCGAGACATTCGAAGAACAGCGCCCGCGGCTGCTTGCGGTGGCCCACCGCGTCCTCGGCTCCCAGGCCGACGCCGAGGACGCCGTCCAGGAAGCGTGGCTACGCCTGTCCCGCCAGGACACGGACTCGATCGAGAACATCGCCGGTTGGCTGACGACCGTGGTGGGTCGTATCTGTATCGACACGCTGCGTTCGCGCAGCAGCCGCGCCGAGGTGTCGCCGGCTGCCGACTTTCCGGAACTCGTCGTCACCGAGGACGTCGACACCCCGGAGGATGCCGCGGTGCTCGCGGACTCGGTCGGGCTGGCGATGCTCGTCGTGCTGGGCTCGTTACGCCCCGACGAACGCCTCGCGTTCGTCCTGCACGACATGTTCGCTGTGCCGTTCGCCGAGATCGGGCAGATCCTCGACAGGTCCAGCGACGCCGTCAAGATGATGGCCAGCCGCGCGCGCCGCAAGGTTCAGGACGTGCCGCCGCCCGCCGGCAGCCGCCGCCGGAAACAGGAGCAACGTGCGGTCGTCGACGCCTTCCTGGCCGCCGCCCGCGACGGCGACTTCGACGCACTGCTGCGCGTGCTCGATCCCGACGTCACCTGGCAGCGGTACACCGCCGCCGGCGTAACCGTCGGGACCGGATCCGACGCCGTCATCGCCGCGGTCCGGCGCGGCCAGGGGACCCACGTCGTGGCCCGGCGCGTGTCGGTGAACGGCGAGCCGGGGATCCTGGCGTGGGGGCCGAGCGGTCGTCCGCTCAGCGTGATGGCGTGCGTCGTCGACGGGGGCCGACTGGTCGGGATCGTGTCGATCCTCGATCCACGACGGCTGGCCCGGATGTCCCTGCCCGAGCCGCCCGCTGCCGATTAA
- a CDS encoding DoxX family protein: protein MHTTLWIITIVAAVAYVIGGASLLFMSREKYRSLGSNQHWVDDFGDGHLKAIALIKLTGGIGLVLPVATGIAPVLTPVAACGLALFMAGAATTRFRRSEWPYMAGDMVFIGVFAFLAWGWFTLPVT from the coding sequence ATGCACACCACCCTCTGGATCATCACCATCGTCGCGGCAGTGGCCTACGTGATCGGTGGCGCCAGCCTGCTGTTCATGTCGCGGGAGAAGTACCGGTCGCTGGGCAGCAATCAGCATTGGGTCGACGACTTCGGTGACGGCCACCTGAAGGCGATCGCGCTCATCAAACTGACCGGCGGGATCGGCCTGGTACTCCCCGTTGCGACGGGTATCGCACCGGTGCTGACCCCGGTGGCCGCCTGCGGCCTGGCGCTTTTCATGGCCGGTGCGGCGACGACCAGATTCCGCCGCAGCGAGTGGCCTTACATGGCCGGCGACATGGTCTTCATCGGCGTGTTCGCCTTCTTGGCCTGGGGCTGGTTCACCCTGCCCGTCACCTGA
- a CDS encoding SDR family oxidoreductase, which translates to MTDLFRLDGKVAVVTGGGRGIGLMMARGLLQAGASVYLSSRKEAELAAAVDALSPLGRVSAVPADLGTAEGVAALTAAVTGREDKIHALFNNAGAAWGAPYDEFPESGFDKVYDVNVKGVFLLTRALTPLLNAAAAEDDPARVINTGSIDGIVAPGKGRDNFSYSASKAAVHMLTKHLAGELAPKILVNAIAPGLFESRMTKEMLRAGSDAVGSALPLGRIGQPDDIAGISVFLASRASAYITGAVIPVDGGVSTIR; encoded by the coding sequence ATGACTGATCTGTTCCGACTGGACGGCAAGGTCGCCGTCGTCACCGGCGGCGGCCGCGGTATCGGCCTGATGATGGCCCGTGGCCTGCTGCAGGCCGGGGCGTCGGTGTACCTCTCCAGCCGCAAGGAGGCCGAACTGGCCGCCGCCGTGGATGCGTTGTCCCCGTTGGGCCGCGTCTCCGCGGTGCCGGCCGACCTGGGAACGGCAGAAGGCGTCGCCGCACTCACCGCGGCGGTGACCGGACGCGAGGACAAGATCCACGCGCTGTTCAACAACGCCGGCGCCGCCTGGGGCGCGCCGTACGACGAGTTCCCGGAGTCCGGGTTCGACAAGGTCTACGACGTCAACGTCAAAGGCGTGTTCCTGCTGACGCGAGCGCTCACGCCGTTGTTGAATGCCGCTGCCGCCGAGGACGATCCGGCCCGCGTGATCAACACCGGCAGCATCGACGGCATCGTCGCGCCGGGCAAGGGCCGCGACAACTTCTCCTACAGCGCCAGCAAGGCCGCCGTGCACATGCTGACCAAGCATCTCGCCGGTGAGCTCGCCCCGAAGATCCTCGTCAACGCGATCGCGCCGGGCCTGTTCGAATCGCGGATGACCAAGGAGATGTTGCGCGCCGGGTCCGATGCCGTCGGGTCGGCCCTGCCACTCGGGCGTATCGGGCAACCCGACGACATCGCCGGTATCTCGGTGTTCCTGGCCAGCCGGGCCAGCGCCTACATCACCGGCGCGGTCATCCCGGTCGACGGCGGTGTGAGCACCATCAGGTGA
- a CDS encoding TetR/AcrR family transcriptional regulator, which produces MSSDAEGGRSRGGAAANGTSRRDELLTVAAKLFAARGYHGTRMDDVAEAVGLNKATVYHYYASKSLILYDLYKSTADFTVEALHDDPTASARETLYHFTRRLLTGIANDLEKAAVYFQEGPYITEWFTEEQVAYIRRAETQVYEHVRDVIDRGIASGEFYDCDSHVLALGYIGMTLGSYRWLRPHGRRTAKEIAVEFSTALLRGLIRDDGIRNESPLGVEIEEKA; this is translated from the coding sequence ATGTCATCCGATGCAGAGGGCGGCCGGAGCCGCGGAGGCGCGGCTGCCAACGGGACATCCCGCCGCGATGAACTGCTGACCGTTGCGGCCAAACTGTTCGCCGCCCGCGGGTACCACGGCACCCGGATGGACGACGTCGCCGAGGCCGTCGGGCTGAACAAGGCCACGGTCTACCACTATTACGCCAGTAAGTCGTTGATCCTCTACGACCTGTACAAGAGCACGGCGGACTTCACCGTGGAGGCGCTGCACGACGACCCGACCGCATCGGCGCGCGAAACCCTGTACCACTTCACCCGGCGGCTGCTCACCGGTATCGCCAACGACCTCGAGAAGGCCGCGGTGTACTTCCAGGAGGGCCCCTACATCACCGAGTGGTTCACCGAGGAGCAGGTGGCCTACATCCGGCGGGCCGAGACTCAGGTCTACGAGCATGTCCGTGACGTGATCGACCGCGGCATCGCCAGCGGCGAGTTCTACGACTGCGATTCGCATGTCCTTGCCCTCGGCTACATCGGGATGACGCTCGGCTCCTACCGCTGGTTGCGACCGCACGGCCGACGTACCGCCAAGGAGATCGCCGTGGAGTTCAGCACCGCGCTGCTGCGCGGACTGATCCGCGATGACGGGATCCGCAACGAATCCCCGCTGGGTGTCGAGATCGAAGAAAAGGCCTAG
- a CDS encoding CGNR zinc finger domain-containing protein, giving the protein MELLEVGLHDEVLLLDLLNTTPVVDGRQRDVLAEPAQARAWLDEHGMAEAELAELIAARNVLQAVVRGTGSAVAVESFLDEAALRAHATENGLRWDIDADHGRRGAVRAILAWDAVRATNPGRLRACGNPDCRLFLIDRSKPNTARWCSMATCGNRMKARRHHQRVKSAKTDGLP; this is encoded by the coding sequence ATGGAGCTTCTGGAGGTGGGCCTGCACGACGAGGTCTTGCTGCTCGATCTGCTCAACACCACGCCGGTGGTCGATGGAAGGCAGCGCGACGTGCTCGCCGAACCGGCGCAGGCACGGGCCTGGCTCGACGAGCACGGGATGGCCGAAGCCGAACTGGCAGAGTTGATCGCGGCCCGGAACGTGCTTCAGGCCGTGGTGCGCGGGACCGGGTCGGCGGTCGCTGTGGAGTCGTTTCTCGATGAGGCGGCATTGCGGGCACACGCGACCGAGAACGGTTTGAGGTGGGACATCGATGCCGACCACGGCAGGCGCGGCGCCGTGCGGGCGATCCTGGCCTGGGACGCTGTGCGCGCGACGAATCCGGGCCGGTTACGCGCGTGCGGAAATCCGGACTGCCGGTTGTTTCTGATCGACCGCAGCAAGCCGAACACCGCTCGCTGGTGCTCGATGGCTACCTGCGGAAATCGTATGAAGGCGCGCCGGCATCACCAGCGCGTGAAGTCTGCGAAGACTGACGGACTGCCCTGA
- a CDS encoding alpha/beta fold hydrolase, with the protein MTVHHRYTTVDGQRLFYREAGAPDAPVIVLLHGFPTSSYMFRDLIPRLAERYHVIAPDHLGYGHSDAPAATEFDYTFDALADLTEGLLGQLGVSRYAIYVQDYGAPIGWRLALRHPEAITAIVSQNGNGYDEGFVESFWNGVWAYQREQTPETEAGVRTALSVDGIKWQYLTGVADETLVSPDTWVHDAAMVSRPGNDLVQLKLFRDYATNAPLYPTLHEYLRSSGVPVLAVWGEGDPIFGPDGARAFAKDAVDAEIHLLDGGHFLLETHGEQVAALIDEFLQRRA; encoded by the coding sequence ATGACCGTCCACCATCGCTACACCACCGTCGACGGGCAGCGGCTGTTCTACCGCGAGGCCGGCGCCCCGGATGCCCCGGTGATCGTGCTGCTGCACGGCTTCCCGACGAGCTCGTACATGTTCCGCGACCTCATCCCGCGACTGGCCGAGCGCTACCACGTCATCGCCCCCGACCACCTGGGCTACGGGCACTCCGACGCCCCGGCGGCCACCGAGTTCGACTACACCTTCGACGCACTGGCCGACCTCACCGAAGGCCTGCTCGGCCAGCTCGGGGTGTCCCGCTATGCGATCTACGTCCAGGACTACGGCGCGCCGATCGGCTGGCGCCTGGCCCTGCGGCATCCGGAGGCCATCACCGCGATCGTCAGCCAGAACGGCAACGGCTACGACGAAGGTTTCGTCGAGAGCTTCTGGAACGGCGTGTGGGCCTACCAGCGTGAGCAGACCCCCGAGACCGAGGCCGGAGTGCGGACCGCGCTGAGCGTCGACGGCATCAAATGGCAGTACCTGACCGGCGTCGCCGACGAGACCCTGGTCAGCCCGGACACCTGGGTGCACGACGCGGCGATGGTCTCCCGCCCGGGCAATGATCTGGTGCAGCTCAAGCTGTTCCGCGACTACGCGACCAACGCGCCGCTGTACCCCACGCTGCACGAATACCTGCGCAGCAGCGGCGTTCCCGTGCTCGCGGTGTGGGGTGAGGGCGATCCGATCTTCGGCCCCGACGGGGCGCGGGCCTTCGCCAAGGACGCCGTCGACGCGGAGATCCACCTGCTCGACGGCGGGCACTTCCTGCTGGAGACGCACGGTGAGCAGGTCGCCGCATTGATCGACGAGTTCCTGCAGCGACGCGCCTGA
- a CDS encoding ABC transporter ATP-binding protein, producing MSSPRSDAPGGLKISNVAHRYGRGADEVTALGPLDLHVEPGSFLVLVGASGCGKSTLLRLIAGFETPSEGEVHVAGTPPTPGVTSGVVFQQPRLFPWRTVGGNVDLALKYAKVPRERRAERREELLERVGLEGTAKRKIWEISGGQQQRVAIARALAAETPLFLLDEPFAALDALTRERLQEDVRQVSAESGRTTVFVTHSADEAAFLGSRIVVLTRRPGKIALDLPVELPRTGVDAHELRRSPEYLKLRTDVSEAVKLAAA from the coding sequence ATGTCATCGCCGCGCAGTGACGCCCCCGGCGGCCTGAAGATCAGCAATGTCGCACATCGCTACGGCCGTGGCGCGGATGAGGTGACCGCGCTCGGTCCGCTGGATCTGCACGTCGAGCCGGGCTCGTTCCTGGTCCTGGTGGGGGCGTCGGGCTGTGGCAAGAGCACCCTGCTGCGTCTGATCGCCGGGTTCGAAACCCCTTCCGAGGGTGAGGTTCACGTGGCGGGTACACCGCCGACGCCCGGGGTGACCTCGGGCGTGGTGTTCCAGCAGCCCCGGCTGTTCCCGTGGCGCACCGTCGGCGGCAATGTCGACCTGGCGCTCAAGTACGCCAAGGTACCGCGTGAGCGGCGGGCCGAGCGGCGTGAGGAACTGCTGGAACGTGTCGGGCTGGAGGGCACCGCCAAACGCAAGATCTGGGAGATCAGTGGCGGCCAACAGCAGCGTGTGGCGATCGCGCGGGCGCTGGCCGCCGAGACCCCGCTGTTCCTGCTGGACGAGCCGTTCGCGGCTCTGGATGCGCTGACCCGCGAGCGGTTGCAGGAGGATGTGCGACAGGTGAGCGCTGAGTCCGGTCGCACAACGGTTTTCGTGACGCACAGCGCCGACGAGGCCGCGTTCCTAGGCTCCCGGATCGTGGTGTTGACGCGGCGGCCGGGCAAGATCGCGCTGGACCTGCCGGTGGAACTGCCGCGCACCGGCGTCGACGCGCATGAACTGCGCCGCTCGCCGGAGTACCTCAAGTTGCGGACCGATGTCAGTGAGGCGGTCAAGCTGGCCGCCGCATAG
- a CDS encoding taurine ABC transporter substrate-binding protein, with amino-acid sequence MRLTKLLTVLAAATLALAGCAVGQDGGNGNDPAKPTIRLGYQSFPSGDLIVKNNKWLEEALPDYNIKWTKFDSGADVNTAFIAKELDFGALGSSPVARGLSAPLNIPYQVAFVLDVAGDNEALVARDGAGVNSIADLRGKRVATPFASTAHYSLLAALAQNGLSPSDVQLIDLQPQAILAAWERGDIAAAYSWLPTLDQLRKTGKDLITSRQLAKDGKPTLDLAAVSDEFSSAHPEVVDIWRQQQARALNVIKNDPQAAAKAIAAEVGLSPEDVAGQLKQGVYLTPAEVASPEWLGTDGAPGNLAANLQSASQFLADQKQIPAAAPLQTFKDAIYTKGLPDVIAAQ; translated from the coding sequence ATGAGACTGACGAAGCTGCTCACAGTGCTGGCTGCCGCAACGCTGGCCCTGGCCGGCTGCGCGGTGGGCCAGGACGGGGGGAACGGCAACGATCCTGCCAAGCCCACCATTCGCCTTGGCTACCAATCCTTTCCGAGTGGGGATCTGATCGTCAAGAACAACAAGTGGCTCGAAGAGGCACTGCCGGACTACAACATCAAGTGGACCAAGTTCGACTCCGGGGCCGACGTGAACACCGCGTTCATCGCCAAGGAGCTGGACTTCGGTGCCCTGGGCTCCAGCCCGGTGGCCCGCGGATTGTCGGCCCCGCTGAACATTCCGTACCAGGTGGCCTTCGTGCTGGACGTCGCCGGTGACAACGAGGCCCTGGTGGCCCGTGACGGCGCCGGCGTCAACTCGATCGCCGACTTGCGCGGCAAGCGCGTCGCCACCCCGTTCGCGTCCACCGCGCATTACAGTCTGCTGGCGGCCCTGGCGCAGAACGGCTTGTCGCCCAGTGATGTTCAGCTGATCGACCTCCAGCCGCAGGCCATCCTGGCGGCCTGGGAGCGGGGAGACATCGCCGCGGCGTACAGCTGGCTTCCGACGCTGGACCAGCTGCGCAAGACCGGCAAGGACCTGATCACCAGCCGGCAGCTGGCCAAGGACGGCAAGCCCACGCTCGATCTGGCCGCCGTCTCCGACGAGTTCTCCTCCGCCCATCCCGAGGTCGTCGACATCTGGCGCCAGCAGCAGGCCCGCGCGCTGAACGTGATCAAGAACGACCCGCAGGCCGCGGCCAAGGCAATCGCGGCTGAGGTCGGGCTCAGCCCGGAAGACGTTGCGGGACAGCTCAAGCAGGGCGTCTACCTGACGCCCGCCGAGGTGGCCTCACCCGAGTGGCTGGGAACCGACGGCGCACCGGGCAACCTCGCGGCCAACCTGCAGAGCGCATCGCAGTTCCTGGCGGATCAGAAGCAGATCCCGGCGGCCGCGCCGCTGCAGACGTTCAAGGACGCCATATACACCAAGGGGCTGCCGGATGTCATCGCCGCGCAGTGA
- a CDS encoding ABC transporter permease, producing the protein MSVFVDIVPGETETGPPRPAPSTNPWRARLTRSALPLLSVVVFFVVWQLVALAGIWNQTFVPYPSAVWRAFVDVSTTHDGARGYAGYLLYEHLYMTLRRVLAGVVIGVVVGVLLGLLMGSVAWLRSVLEPWLTFLRALPPLAYFFLLVIWLGIDEAPKITLLALAALPPAAVATTAAVVAAPIGLQEAARALGASRAQVIRDVVVPSALPETFTGIRLAVGMAYSSVVAAELFNGIPGIGGLVKDASNYNNTPVVLVGIFAIGISGLVIDGGLRAVERRAVPWRGKI; encoded by the coding sequence GTGTCTGTGTTCGTCGACATCGTCCCGGGTGAGACCGAAACCGGTCCGCCACGTCCCGCACCGTCCACCAACCCCTGGCGCGCCCGGCTGACCCGATCCGCCTTGCCGCTGCTGTCGGTCGTGGTGTTCTTCGTGGTGTGGCAGCTGGTCGCCTTGGCCGGCATCTGGAACCAGACATTCGTGCCGTATCCGTCCGCGGTCTGGCGCGCCTTCGTCGACGTCTCGACCACCCATGACGGCGCCCGCGGGTACGCCGGATACCTCCTCTACGAGCACCTCTATATGACGCTGCGCCGAGTGCTGGCCGGTGTCGTCATCGGCGTGGTGGTCGGAGTTCTGCTGGGCCTGTTGATGGGTTCGGTCGCTTGGCTGCGCAGCGTGCTCGAACCATGGCTGACATTCCTGCGCGCCCTGCCCCCGCTGGCCTACTTCTTTCTGCTGGTGATCTGGCTCGGCATCGACGAGGCACCCAAGATCACGCTGCTCGCGCTGGCCGCCCTGCCGCCGGCCGCGGTGGCCACGACGGCCGCTGTGGTCGCCGCTCCCATCGGGCTGCAGGAGGCGGCCCGGGCATTGGGAGCGTCACGGGCACAGGTCATCCGCGACGTCGTGGTGCCATCGGCGCTGCCGGAAACCTTCACCGGAATCCGGCTGGCCGTCGGGATGGCGTACTCGTCGGTGGTGGCTGCCGAACTGTTCAACGGCATCCCCGGCATCGGCGGATTGGTCAAGGACGCAAGCAATTACAACAACACGCCGGTCGTGCTGGTCGGGATCTTCGCCATCGGGATCTCGGGACTGGTCATCGACGGAGGTTTGCGGGCTGTCGAGCGACGGGCCGTCCCATGGAGAGGGAAGATATGA
- a CDS encoding DUF3159 domain-containing protein, giving the protein MTDSPLDGLMARVGGVSGMVYSALPVTVYATVSALSGRVPAIVAALVTAAAVFGWQLLRRESVRPALWGFVGVAACALLALVTGQAKDFYLPGIWMSLASAIVMTGSILVRRPLVGVIWAWATGRDSTWRQVPGVRLVFNIVTAVLATVSWSRFLVQNYLYDTGQDGLLAVARLAMGWPLFVVTTTLVLLSARYAIRALPRSVT; this is encoded by the coding sequence ATGACGGATTCCCCACTCGACGGACTAATGGCGCGTGTCGGCGGTGTCAGCGGCATGGTTTATTCGGCGCTACCGGTGACCGTGTACGCGACGGTCTCGGCCCTCTCCGGGCGGGTGCCCGCGATCGTCGCCGCCCTGGTGACAGCGGCCGCCGTGTTCGGCTGGCAGCTGCTGCGCCGTGAATCGGTCCGGCCCGCGCTGTGGGGGTTCGTCGGGGTGGCGGCCTGCGCGCTGCTGGCGCTGGTCACCGGTCAGGCCAAGGACTTCTACCTACCGGGCATCTGGATGTCGCTGGCCTCCGCCATCGTCATGACCGGCTCGATCCTGGTCCGGCGTCCGCTGGTCGGCGTCATCTGGGCCTGGGCCACCGGTCGCGACAGCACCTGGCGCCAGGTTCCCGGGGTGCGCCTGGTCTTCAACATCGTCACCGCGGTCTTGGCGACGGTGTCCTGGTCGCGGTTCCTGGTGCAGAACTACCTTTACGACACGGGGCAGGACGGGCTGCTCGCGGTGGCGCGGCTGGCGATGGGCTGGCCGCTTTTCGTCGTCACCACCACGCTGGTCCTGCTCAGTGCCCGGTACGCCATCCGGGCACTGCCTCGCTCGGTGACCTGA
- a CDS encoding cytochrome P450: MSIQGRMRNPMGALISSHGKGIDPYPLMEQIRRRGPLVKTPFVWVTVDHEVARDVLRDKRFGVTPPTGMGMPKPVQLLLDRTDPKVANPVEPPAMVIVDPPAHTQYRQLVAQSFTPRAIEKLDARVAEVTADLIDRLAGASRPDLIADFAAVLPVAMIAEILGLSGESHAQLLEWGHDGAPLLDIGIPWRTYRRGIDGMRGLGGFLADHFDQVRAGAADDNPFTKMAADHSLTDHELSANAALLIGAGFETTVNLIGNGIVLLQQHPDQLALLRDNPDLWPAAVEEILRIESPVQMTARTAQCDVEIAGQRVPAGAMVAVLLGGANRDPRVFSDPTRFDVTRPNARDHLAFASGIHVCLGAALARIEGATALRALFEAYPDLRLTETPRPRGLVNLHGYVKLPALLGTRRTEPAGLVC, translated from the coding sequence ATGTCGATTCAAGGCCGAATGCGCAATCCGATGGGCGCGCTGATCTCCAGTCACGGCAAGGGCATCGACCCCTATCCGCTGATGGAACAGATCCGCCGTCGCGGCCCACTGGTGAAGACCCCGTTCGTCTGGGTCACCGTCGACCACGAAGTGGCTCGGGACGTCCTGCGGGACAAACGGTTCGGCGTCACGCCACCCACCGGGATGGGAATGCCGAAGCCGGTGCAGCTGCTGCTGGACCGGACCGATCCGAAAGTGGCCAATCCGGTCGAGCCGCCGGCGATGGTCATCGTCGACCCGCCGGCGCACACGCAGTACCGGCAGCTGGTGGCGCAAAGCTTCACCCCGCGCGCGATCGAGAAACTCGATGCCAGGGTCGCCGAGGTCACCGCTGACCTCATCGACCGGCTCGCCGGCGCGTCTCGACCGGACCTGATCGCGGATTTCGCCGCTGTTCTTCCGGTCGCCATGATCGCCGAGATCCTCGGCCTGTCGGGCGAATCCCATGCGCAACTACTGGAGTGGGGGCACGACGGGGCGCCACTGCTCGATATCGGGATCCCATGGCGGACCTACCGCCGCGGGATCGACGGGATGCGTGGACTCGGCGGCTTCCTCGCCGACCATTTCGACCAGGTTCGCGCCGGGGCCGCCGACGACAACCCGTTCACGAAGATGGCCGCCGACCACAGCCTCACCGACCACGAACTCTCCGCCAACGCAGCGCTTCTCATCGGTGCCGGCTTCGAAACCACGGTAAACCTGATCGGCAACGGGATCGTGCTGTTGCAGCAGCATCCCGATCAGCTCGCCCTGCTGCGCGATAACCCGGACTTGTGGCCGGCGGCGGTGGAAGAGATCCTGCGTATCGAGAGCCCGGTGCAGATGACTGCGCGCACAGCGCAATGCGACGTCGAGATCGCCGGGCAGCGGGTGCCGGCGGGCGCCATGGTCGCAGTGCTGTTGGGCGGCGCCAACCGGGATCCGCGCGTATTCAGTGACCCGACGCGCTTCGACGTCACCCGGCCCAACGCCCGTGACCACCTGGCCTTCGCCTCGGGCATCCATGTCTGCCTGGGCGCGGCGCTGGCCCGGATCGAAGGCGCCACCGCACTGCGCGCACTGTTCGAGGCATACCCCGACCTGCGGCTGACCGAGACACCGCGCCCGCGCGGGCTGGTCAACCTGCATGGCTATGTGAAGCTGCCGGCCCTGCTGGGGACCCGGCGCACCGAGCCGGCCGGGCTGGTCTGCTGA